The genome window CGCGCACAGCCCGCGTCTCCCGTATTCCTATCCAAAAGATAAAACTTCCCTCAAGCGCACCCACAGTACCGCATCCCCCTCGGCGCCCGCTTCGTTCGTCCAAGGGACGAAATGCGGCCGCATGAATGCGTGCCAGTCGTCCGGCAGATCGCCGATACGCCTTCCCGCCCCTCGCTCGGACGATCCCGCGAACGCCGGCAGCTCATGGTACGAAAAGAGAATATCCTCATGCGCGCCGATCGTATACGTCTCGTTAAAGGAATTCGGCTTCTGCTCCTGCAGCATGTGGTGGTAACATACGTAGCTGGCGTAGCGATCCGGGCGCAACCTCGCTAAGCAGCCGATTCGTTGTTCGACGGCCCGCTCCCGACGCCGCATCTCCGAAGGCTTCGGTTCGCCGTCGTGAAAGACGTCGATCATCGCCGCGGCCCGCCGGCCGCGAGGACGACCCGGCCACGCCGACAGCAGCGGTGCGCATGCGTCAGGCCAAGGCAGGTCGTCCCATGGCCGCGTCGCTTCGAGGTAGACGTACACTTCCCCGTCCCGCTCGAAGACGGAACCGCCCAGCGCGCCCCGCTCTCGCAAGCATTCGGGCCAGCCGCTGCCTCGCAGCGCGCCGAGGAAGCGCTCCGTCTCCCCTTCGACGAGTTGCGCGCGAAACATCATCCGGTACAGAACGGCTTCACTCCCCGTCTCCCAAGCCGTATATGCGCCGGGCGTTGCCCGCCCGAAGGAGCCGCAGCTCATCCGCGCCGAGTCCCGCCGGGAGCAGCGACTCGAACCGCTCGACGACGTCGTCGTATCCGCCCGCCTGAAGCGCGACCGGCCAATCGCTCCCGAACAGCAGCCTTGCGCTGCCGAACCGGTCGAACAGCTCGTCGACGTAAGGGCGCAGCGGCTCCGGTCGTTCGGACAACGTCAGCATGCCCGACAGCTTCGCCGACACGCTCGGCAAGGCGGCCAACCGCTTCATGCCTTCGCTCCACCGCGCATCCCGCGGCTCGCCCGACCCTGCCCCAGGGCAACCCAGATGATTCACGACGCACCGCAGCGCGGGCGTCTCCGACAATCGCTCCGCGACCGCGGCCAACGCGTCCGGCCGCAGGAGCACATCCAGCGTCAAGCGCGCCCGCTCCATCAGCCGAAGCGCTTCTTCCAGCTTCGACCGAGCTTCCTCGTCCGCTTGCGCCCGCAGGAAGTCGCTCCCATTCAGCCGGACGCCCTTGAACGCGGGCGATTCCCGCAGGCGCTCGATCGAAGCCGCGAACGTTGCCGCGAACGGGTCGAGGCCGGCCGAGACGCCGACAACGATCGGGTACCGGAGCGACAGCTCGAGCAAGAAGCGCGCCTCCGCCTCCGTCGGGGCGGCCTGCACGGCGATGACGCCTTCGACGCCCCGTTCCTGCAGCTTCGGAAGCAGATGCTCCGGCAAGTAGTCGCGGTACAGCACCGGATTGCTCGGCTTCAGCCAGCCGTAATCGCCCCGCGACAGCGCCCAGAAATGCACATGACTATCGACATACATGAGTCTTGCCCTCCCTCTACAGCGTCGACCGTCCGACATACATCGGATCGGCGTCGTAAGGTCCCGGCCACGGCATGGCGTAGCTCGGCGGATAGACGTAGCGCTCCATCGAGAGGCGAAGCCGGAGGACGGCGCCGGGGAGGAGCGTCACGACGAGCCACCGGCCGCCGACCGCGACGGTCGGACCCGCAGGCCGCTCCTCCTCGTCGATCGGCGCCGCCTCGACGAACCGATGCTCGCCGAACGTGCCCGCCTGCACGACGACCTCGCGCGTCTCGAATAAACTCGTGTTGCACAGCCGAAGCGTCGCGGAGTCTGCGGCGAGACGCTCCACGAGCGCGGACACGCCCTTCGGCAGCCCCGGCCGCTTCCGCTGCGCGTCGAAATACCGGACGCGGCCATGCTGCAGGCCGCCGTGCGAAATATGCATCGGGCCGCCGAGCGTCAGCTGCGCGAGCCCTTCGAAGTAGACCGGACACATCTCTTGCCAAATATGAATGCCCGAGAAATTCCCTTGGCTATGATCGTCGCTCCAGGTCCGCGGATCGCCTTCGGCGGAACGCAGCTTCTCCAGCTGGCGGCCGATCAGCTCCATGTTGGCCGACAGGATGCGTTCGGGATAGCCGGGATTCAAACCGCGAACGTACTGGAACCACGGCTCCGTGTTCCCGATGTAATGCTTCGTCTCCCGCCCGGTTCGAGCGTCCCGCCCCGAGACGACCGGAACGACGATCTCGTTCCAATCATGCGTCGCCTCGATGCGTTCGATCCGCTCCAAATCCTCGTCCGCCATCGACATCGTCCACAAGTATACCGGATACTTCGGCAGCGCCTCGCGCCAATCGAACCAGCCGCCGTCGCCATGCTTGTAGGGGACAAGCCACTTGCCGTCGACCTGCCGGCGCATCGCCCAGTTCGCGTCCAATTGCGAACGGGCGAGCGCCAGCTTGGACAGATCCCCGCTCAGCAGCGCCGCGTTCATGCAGGCGTTCGTGATCGGCTCGATGAGCGTCATGAAGCCGTGCGGCCATCTCCAGCCGTAATACCCGCCCCACCACTTGCCGTCGTTATACTCCCCGATGACGTCGTTCAGCCCTACGTTATCCGGAACGAGGCCGCCGTTGCGCCGCGTTCGTTCCTCCCACGCTCCCAAATAGTCGAGTGCCCAATCGCGGAGCGACTCGTCTCCGCTGTGCATGAAGGCATGCGTCACTAACGACGTCGCGTTCAGATTGAGCGGCACGTCGCCGCGGTTCATGCGCTCGTTCATTTTCTCGAGAATTTGCCGATATACCGCGTCGTCGGACCATGGGCAGCGCCCGGAAGCGAAGTCGACGCCTT of Paenibacillus antri contains these proteins:
- a CDS encoding amidohydrolase family protein codes for the protein MYVDSHVHFWALSRGDYGWLKPSNPVLYRDYLPEHLLPKLQERGVEGVIAVQAAPTEAEARFLLELSLRYPIVVGVSAGLDPFAATFAASIERLRESPAFKGVRLNGSDFLRAQADEEARSKLEEALRLMERARLTLDVLLRPDALAAVAERLSETPALRCVVNHLGCPGAGSGEPRDARWSEGMKRLAALPSVSAKLSGMLTLSERPEPLRPYVDELFDRFGSARLLFGSDWPVALQAGGYDDVVERFESLLPAGLGADELRLLRAGNARRIYGLGDGE